The following are encoded together in the Anaerostipes caccae L1-92 genome:
- a CDS encoding aldo/keto reductase: MIYKDFKDKKLSALGLGAMRLPIMNGDSDGRIDEEQTAKMVDYALDHGINYFDTAYGYHDGQSEIVMGKVLGRYPRESYYLADKFPGYDLSNMDKVESIFEEQLKKCGTDYFDFYLFHNVYEKNIDLYMDEKYGIMEYLKKQKEAGRIKHLGFSCHGRYDTLKRFLDTYGDDLEFCQIQLNYLDWKLQDAKAKVELLNEYEIPIWVMEPLRGGKLALLSDENSEKLKVCRPDEEIPAWGFRFLQSIPGVTMVLSGMSDMKQLMENTATFAEEKPLTEKEMKVLMEVTDSMLDILPCTACRYCTSHCPKKLDIPTLLSLYNESRFNMTIITQMAVGAMPKDQRPDACIGCKSCEAVCPQMLKISEAMKDFAQKLEQPAGL, from the coding sequence ATGATTTATAAAGATTTTAAAGACAAGAAGCTGTCTGCCCTGGGGCTGGGTGCAATGCGCCTTCCAATTATGAATGGTGATTCAGATGGGCGGATTGATGAAGAGCAGACTGCAAAGATGGTAGATTATGCGCTGGACCATGGGATCAATTATTTTGATACTGCATATGGCTATCACGACGGGCAGTCTGAGATTGTCATGGGTAAGGTATTGGGCAGATACCCTCGGGAAAGCTATTATTTAGCCGATAAGTTTCCTGGGTATGATCTGTCAAATATGGATAAGGTGGAGAGCATTTTTGAAGAACAGCTGAAAAAATGCGGAACAGATTATTTTGATTTTTACCTGTTTCATAACGTATATGAAAAAAATATAGATCTCTATATGGACGAGAAATATGGCATTATGGAATATCTTAAAAAGCAGAAAGAAGCCGGAAGAATCAAGCATCTGGGATTTTCCTGCCATGGACGGTATGATACGTTAAAACGTTTTTTGGATACATACGGAGATGATCTGGAATTCTGCCAGATCCAGCTGAATTATCTGGACTGGAAACTTCAGGATGCAAAAGCCAAGGTGGAACTGCTCAATGAATATGAGATTCCGATTTGGGTTATGGAGCCGCTAAGAGGGGGAAAACTGGCATTACTTTCTGATGAAAACAGTGAGAAACTGAAGGTCTGCCGCCCGGATGAGGAGATTCCGGCATGGGGATTCCGGTTCTTACAGTCCATTCCGGGGGTGACCATGGTACTTTCAGGTATGTCCGATATGAAACAGCTGATGGAAAATACGGCTACATTTGCAGAGGAAAAACCGCTGACAGAGAAAGAAATGAAGGTTTTGATGGAAGTTACAGACAGTATGCTGGATATTCTTCCATGCACTGCCTGTCGTTACTGTACATCACACTGTCCCAAAAAACTGGATATCCCAACGCTGCTCTCCTTATACAATGAGAGCCGTTTCAACATGACAATTATTACACAGATGGCCGTAGGTGCCATGCCAAAGGATCAGCGTCCGGATGCATGCATCGGATGTAAAAGCTGTGAGGCAGTCTGTCCGCAGATGCTGAAAATATCTGAGGCGATGAAGGACTTTGCACAAAAGCTTGAACAGCCGGCAGGACTGTGA
- a CDS encoding cupin domain-containing protein: protein MKIRDKKDFDEINVFGQGEPNDGFAQYFSGESFLNVLNNSQEHGGIFAANVTFEPGCRNNWHIHHAATGGGQMLICTAGEGWYQEEGKEAVSLTPGTVINIRPEVKHWHGAKKDSWFSHIALEVPGTDCRNEWCEPVSEEEYGKCS, encoded by the coding sequence ATGAAGATAAGAGATAAAAAGGACTTTGACGAGATCAATGTATTTGGGCAGGGTGAGCCTAACGATGGATTTGCGCAGTATTTCAGCGGGGAATCTTTTTTAAATGTACTTAATAACTCCCAGGAACATGGGGGAATCTTTGCAGCCAATGTTACTTTTGAACCGGGATGCCGCAACAACTGGCATATCCACCATGCAGCGACCGGCGGCGGGCAGATGCTGATCTGTACCGCCGGTGAAGGGTGGTATCAGGAGGAAGGGAAGGAGGCGGTAAGTCTGACACCTGGAACCGTCATCAATATAAGGCCGGAAGTGAAACATTGGCACGGCGCAAAGAAAGATTCGTGGTTCAGCCACATAGCATTGGAGGTACCTGGAACTGACTGCAGGAATGAGTGGTGTGAGCCGGTTTCTGAAGAAGAGTACGGGAAATGTTCATAA
- a CDS encoding carboxymuconolactone decarboxylase family protein, producing the protein MEMTESIKKYKEKIFQGRESELLETDPEFMERFEHFAFGEVVNETKLDDKIGFMAVLAALLGCQGEEAFRELLPAALNIGITPVEVKEIVYQAAAYLGMGRVLSFLKITNEVLTEKGVSLPLEGQAVSTMENRRETGTRVQVEIFGEGMRDFWQSGPQESRHINRWLAANCFGDYYTRTGLDYKQREMITFCFLAAQGGCEPQLTSHAAANMKIGNDKEFLIRIISQCLPYIGYPRSLNALSCVNAAAEKQEKGMNINEDKR; encoded by the coding sequence ATGGAAATGACAGAATCTATAAAAAAATACAAAGAAAAAATCTTTCAGGGACGTGAGTCTGAGCTTTTAGAAACAGACCCGGAATTTATGGAGCGTTTTGAGCATTTTGCCTTTGGTGAAGTAGTCAATGAGACCAAACTGGATGACAAGATTGGATTTATGGCAGTTTTGGCAGCACTTTTGGGCTGTCAGGGGGAAGAAGCGTTCAGAGAATTACTGCCTGCGGCTTTAAATATAGGGATTACACCCGTGGAAGTAAAAGAAATCGTATATCAGGCAGCTGCATATTTGGGAATGGGCAGAGTCCTTTCGTTTTTAAAGATTACCAATGAAGTGCTGACAGAAAAAGGGGTATCCCTTCCACTGGAAGGACAGGCAGTCAGCACGATGGAGAACCGCAGGGAGACAGGGACACGGGTACAAGTGGAGATCTTTGGGGAAGGAATGCGGGATTTTTGGCAGTCAGGGCCTCAGGAGAGCAGGCATATCAATCGTTGGCTGGCCGCAAACTGTTTTGGTGATTATTACACGAGAACCGGGCTTGACTACAAACAAAGGGAGATGATCACATTTTGTTTTCTGGCGGCACAGGGCGGATGTGAGCCTCAGCTTACCAGCCATGCGGCGGCTAATATGAAGATTGGAAATGACAAGGAGTTTTTAATCAGGATAATTTCTCAGTGTCTGCCGTATATTGGATATCCAAGGAGTTTGAACGCATTAAGCTGTGTGAATGCAGCGGCAGAGAAACAGGAAAAGGGGATGAATATCAATGAAGATAAGAGATAA
- a CDS encoding LysR family transcriptional regulator gives MYNSLLTAFVTVADCGSFTKAAEILYISPTAVMKQINSLENHLDLKLTKRTPSGIRLTPAGEVIYKDAKFLFDFSKKSIANARQAMSCTDRTFYVGTSLLNPAKPFIDLWYRVNEDFPGYKLHLVPFDDDHNGILSEISQLGEKFDVLIGVCDSKIWLNKCHMLPLGRYKKMCAVSREHRLAKKKKLKIMDLYGERLMMVKHGDSDTNDHIRDDLKKHHPQIQIEDTPHFYDMSVFNRCAETGNILLSLECWQDVHPGLVTIPVEWEYSISYGLLYSLNPADHVLRLVRTLEQIK, from the coding sequence ATGTATAACAGTCTCTTAACAGCCTTTGTAACTGTGGCTGACTGCGGCAGTTTTACAAAAGCCGCAGAAATCCTGTACATCTCACCTACCGCCGTTATGAAACAGATCAATTCCCTGGAAAACCATCTGGACCTGAAGCTTACAAAACGGACACCCTCAGGGATTCGTCTGACGCCTGCCGGAGAGGTCATCTATAAAGACGCAAAGTTTTTATTCGATTTTTCTAAAAAATCAATTGCCAATGCCAGACAGGCCATGTCCTGTACGGACCGCACATTCTATGTGGGAACCTCCCTTTTAAACCCTGCAAAACCCTTTATAGATTTGTGGTACCGCGTAAATGAAGATTTTCCTGGTTATAAACTGCATCTTGTTCCTTTTGACGATGACCACAATGGCATTCTCTCAGAAATATCACAATTAGGAGAAAAATTTGATGTCCTGATCGGTGTTTGTGATTCTAAGATATGGCTGAATAAATGTCATATGCTTCCTCTCGGAAGATATAAAAAGATGTGTGCAGTCTCAAGGGAACACCGTCTTGCGAAGAAAAAGAAGCTGAAAATCATGGATTTATACGGTGAAAGACTCATGATGGTAAAACACGGTGACTCCGATACCAATGATCATATCAGAGATGATCTTAAGAAACATCATCCTCAGATACAGATAGAAGACACCCCGCATTTTTATGATATGTCCGTGTTTAACCGGTGCGCCGAGACCGGAAATATACTGTTATCCCTGGAATGCTGGCAGGATGTTCATCCTGGGTTAGTGACCATTCCCGTAGAGTGGGAATACAGTATATCCTATGGGCTGTTATATTCACTGAACCCTGCTGATCATGTGCTGCGGCTGGTTAGAACGTTAGAACAGATAAAATAA
- a CDS encoding GyrI-like domain-containing protein: MDFPFRIEKRDSFRVVGSLIETTNKKGGGRKDIPIFWSKFKEDNLEASLLDLSDQEPGGLLGINIYNTDKTDSRKFHYMIAVSSSKDTEHGFAEYTVPAMTWAVFPCTVETIGKTEAQAITKWLPKSKYKPLNKGYITGRMKSGAPDIEFYGQDGQVEVWIAVKEKTN; encoded by the coding sequence ATGGATTTTCCTTTCCGTATAGAGAAAAGGGATAGCTTTCGTGTTGTCGGAAGTTTGATTGAGACGACAAATAAAAAAGGCGGGGGAAGAAAAGATATCCCCATTTTTTGGTCTAAGTTTAAAGAAGATAACCTGGAAGCGTCATTGTTAGATTTGTCAGATCAGGAGCCGGGCGGACTGCTTGGCATCAATATTTACAACACTGATAAAACAGATTCCAGAAAATTTCATTATATGATCGCTGTCTCAAGCAGCAAAGATACAGAACATGGTTTTGCCGAATATACCGTACCGGCGATGACGTGGGCAGTGTTTCCATGTACGGTGGAAACCATAGGAAAAACAGAAGCACAGGCAATTACAAAATGGCTTCCAAAATCAAAATATAAACCGTTAAATAAAGGATATATTACCGGCAGAATGAAATCCGGGGCGCCGGACATCGAATTTTATGGTCAGGACGGACAAGTTGAAGTCTGGATTGCAGTGAAGGAAAAGACGAACTAG
- a CDS encoding AraC family transcriptional regulator, whose translation MEWNEKLQMIIDYIEHHLQRVQEPIDPGEISKIAECSFGFFQKVFSYMNGISFAEYVRSRKLTLAGYDLKSTDQRVVDVSYLYGYDSPTSFTRAFQQFHGVSPKEARISKTKLKVVPKMQVSVKQEYTWRVEQKPAFRLIGKSIRFFCDDEEKPSKILEFWSECQRNGVFSCLISMDKGEPPGLFGLFHNVEESRNEMQYSIMAAADGEVPEGYGEFLIPETSWAVFDLSGPVPQAIHSGWKYLEEEWLVKYPFRHAKCPELEWYSSGNFYDKNYLSQIWIPILDGEQ comes from the coding sequence ATGGAATGGAATGAAAAACTGCAGATGATTATCGACTATATAGAACATCACCTTCAGCGGGTACAGGAACCGATTGATCCCGGTGAGATATCCAAAATCGCGGAGTGCTCCTTTGGATTTTTTCAAAAGGTATTTTCTTATATGAACGGCATCAGCTTTGCCGAGTATGTCCGTTCCAGAAAGCTTACTCTGGCAGGATATGATTTGAAAAGCACCGATCAAAGAGTCGTCGATGTAAGCTATCTGTACGGATATGATTCTCCGACTTCCTTTACAAGAGCGTTTCAGCAGTTCCATGGTGTTTCACCGAAAGAAGCCCGGATCAGCAAGACCAAACTTAAAGTTGTGCCTAAAATGCAGGTTTCAGTGAAACAGGAGTATACATGGAGGGTGGAACAGAAACCGGCTTTCCGGCTCATAGGTAAAAGTATCCGGTTTTTCTGTGACGACGAAGAAAAGCCGTCCAAAATATTGGAGTTTTGGAGTGAATGTCAGAGAAATGGTGTTTTTTCTTGCCTGATTTCCATGGATAAAGGAGAGCCGCCGGGGCTGTTTGGTCTTTTTCACAATGTGGAGGAAAGCCGAAACGAAATGCAATATTCCATCATGGCAGCGGCAGATGGGGAAGTGCCGGAAGGATACGGTGAATTTTTAATTCCGGAGACTTCATGGGCGGTGTTTGATTTAAGCGGCCCTGTGCCCCAGGCCATACACAGCGGGTGGAAGTATTTGGAGGAAGAATGGCTGGTGAAATATCCGTTCCGGCATGCAAAGTGCCCGGAACTGGAGTGGTACAGCAGCGGGAACTTTTATGATAAGAATTATCTGAGCCAGATATGGATACCGATCCTGGACGGAGAACAGTAA
- a CDS encoding DUF3781 domain-containing protein, with the protein MKMNESRELKANIDRIHTTDLGAERIKRNLSLDTDHPAEWCKSKIISPDAVITRNGKNWYVKADGCIITINAHSYTIITAHMEKN; encoded by the coding sequence ATGAAAATGAACGAAAGCAGAGAATTAAAAGCAAACATAGACAGAATCCATACAACTGATTTAGGTGCAGAACGGATCAAAAGAAACCTTTCTCTGGACACAGATCATCCGGCTGAATGGTGCAAATCTAAAATTATATCTCCTGATGCTGTAATAACTAGAAACGGGAAAAATTGGTATGTAAAAGCAGACGGCTGTATTATAACGATCAATGCGCACAGTTACACGATTATCACGGCGCATATGGAAAAAAATTAA
- a CDS encoding ATP-binding cassette domain-containing protein produces MSDIIVQGLTQNNLKHVSFRIPKEKITVFTGVSGSGKSSIVFDTIAAESQRQMNATYPAFVRSRLPKHPKPAAERIDNLTASVVIDQSPLGGNARSTVGTISGLYSSLRLLFSRIGKPYAGTASYFSFNDPNGMCKTCSGLGKVTKVDIKALIDPEKSWNEGCIKDSLYRRGSWYWRQYAGSGLFDLDKPIKDYSREEYNLLLYGSRDGRGEPENPKITGIYHKYTKTLLNRDISNKSRHTQEKSQNLIAEMECSDCHGKRLNDAALSCKINGYSIADMCEMELPQLKEALSQITDQTVGVLVQTLIEGLDRMIEIGLEYLHLNRETPSLSGGEAQRLKLVRYMGSSLTGLTYIFDEPSAGMHPRDVCRMNKLLKQLRDKGNTVLVVEHDKDVISIADYVIDVGPQAGSNGGEIVFAGSYEDLLNSETLTGKAMRQSLPVKQKPRLSAGSFPVRGACLHNLKHIDVDIPKGIMTVVTGVAGSGKSTLISKVFAAQYENSVVMVDQGPITATNRSTPASYLGFFDAVRKLLAKENGKPDGLFSFNSTGACPVCGGKGVIVTELAFMDPIITGCEACGGMRYNEEALACTYKGRNIVELLGLTASQAMEVFEEAKILKKLHVMEQVGLSYLTLGQPLSTLSGGERQRIKLAKNLGKKGGIIIMDEPTTGLHMSDIQKLLKLFDMLVSRGNTLVVIEHNLDVMKQADWIIDIGPDGGKHGGEVVYEGTLADMIKSAKTLTADSLRASCTQADGGEEEF; encoded by the coding sequence ATGTCAGATATCATTGTACAGGGACTTACCCAGAATAATTTAAAACATGTTTCATTCAGAATTCCAAAAGAAAAGATCACAGTCTTTACCGGAGTGTCCGGTTCCGGAAAATCCAGTATCGTCTTTGACACCATCGCAGCGGAGTCACAGAGGCAGATGAATGCCACCTACCCGGCGTTTGTGCGGTCGAGACTGCCCAAGCATCCAAAACCTGCTGCGGAGAGAATCGACAACTTGACAGCATCTGTTGTCATAGACCAGTCCCCGCTGGGCGGAAATGCACGCTCAACGGTAGGGACCATCAGCGGACTGTATTCCAGCCTGCGGCTTTTGTTCTCAAGAATAGGAAAACCATATGCGGGCACAGCTTCCTATTTTTCATTTAATGATCCAAACGGGATGTGCAAAACCTGTTCGGGCCTTGGAAAAGTTACAAAGGTGGATATCAAAGCTCTGATAGACCCTGAAAAGTCGTGGAACGAGGGCTGTATCAAAGATTCTCTTTACCGCCGCGGTTCCTGGTATTGGAGACAGTATGCCGGGTCCGGTCTGTTTGATCTTGACAAACCGATCAAAGATTATTCCAGAGAAGAGTACAATCTTCTCCTGTATGGCTCCAGAGACGGAAGAGGTGAACCGGAGAATCCGAAAATTACCGGGATCTATCATAAATATACGAAAACACTCCTGAATCGGGATATCAGCAATAAAAGCCGGCATACACAGGAAAAGTCTCAAAACCTGATCGCGGAGATGGAATGCAGTGACTGCCATGGAAAACGGCTGAATGATGCGGCATTAAGCTGTAAAATCAATGGATATTCTATCGCTGATATGTGTGAGATGGAGCTGCCCCAGCTGAAAGAAGCCCTGTCACAGATAACAGATCAGACAGTGGGAGTGCTGGTGCAGACGCTCATAGAAGGACTGGACAGAATGATTGAGATCGGACTTGAGTATCTTCATCTGAACAGGGAAACACCGTCACTATCCGGCGGGGAGGCACAGAGACTTAAACTGGTCCGTTATATGGGCAGCAGTCTGACCGGGCTGACTTATATTTTTGACGAGCCAAGTGCCGGGATGCATCCCCGTGACGTCTGCCGCATGAACAAACTGTTAAAGCAGCTTCGGGACAAGGGGAATACAGTTCTTGTGGTAGAGCATGACAAGGATGTGATCTCGATTGCTGACTATGTGATCGACGTGGGTCCTCAGGCGGGATCAAACGGCGGAGAAATTGTTTTTGCGGGAAGTTATGAAGATCTTTTAAACTCAGAGACCTTAACGGGAAAAGCTATGCGCCAGTCTCTTCCGGTCAAGCAGAAACCGCGGCTTTCTGCGGGCAGTTTTCCGGTTCGGGGAGCCTGTCTCCATAATTTAAAACACATAGATGTGGACATTCCTAAGGGTATTATGACCGTTGTGACCGGAGTGGCGGGTTCCGGAAAGAGTACTCTGATCTCCAAGGTATTTGCCGCTCAGTACGAGAACAGCGTTGTAATGGTTGATCAGGGCCCGATCACGGCGACCAACCGGTCTACTCCGGCCTCTTATCTGGGATTTTTCGACGCCGTCCGAAAACTGCTGGCAAAAGAAAACGGGAAACCGGACGGACTGTTCAGCTTTAATTCCACAGGAGCCTGTCCGGTGTGTGGCGGAAAGGGTGTCATCGTGACCGAACTGGCTTTCATGGACCCGATTATCACCGGGTGTGAAGCCTGCGGCGGAATGAGATATAACGAGGAGGCTCTTGCCTGCACCTATAAGGGAAGAAATATTGTGGAGCTGCTGGGGCTGACAGCTTCCCAGGCTATGGAGGTGTTTGAAGAAGCAAAAATACTGAAGAAGCTTCATGTGATGGAACAGGTGGGATTATCCTATCTGACATTGGGACAGCCGCTCAGTACGCTGTCCGGAGGAGAGCGCCAGAGAATCAAATTGGCAAAAAATCTTGGAAAAAAGGGCGGCATTATCATCATGGATGAGCCAACTACGGGACTGCACATGTCTGATATCCAGAAGCTGTTAAAGTTATTTGACATGCTTGTGTCCAGGGGAAATACCCTGGTGGTGATCGAGCACAATCTGGATGTGATGAAGCAGGCGGACTGGATCATAGATATCGGACCCGACGGAGGAAAACATGGCGGCGAAGTTGTATATGAAGGGACACTGGCGGATATGATAAAGAGTGCAAAAACACTTACGGCTGACAGCCTTCGCGCATCATGCACACAGGCAGACGGAGGAGAAGAAGAGTTTTAG
- a CDS encoding acyl-[acyl-carrier-protein] thioesterase, translated as MYTFESRVRYSEVDAEGKLPVPGIIDYFQDCSVFQSEDLGVGVQYLKSKNRAWILNSWQVVIERFPLEGDLVRTSTWASGFERLFGLRNFTMKDENGAMLAYANSYWVYMDLETGRPVKASPEEIAVYAPEPALPMEYAPRKIKLPNSWEEKEGLKVPKSWIDSNHHVNNSQYVRQAWNELPLYTNIQQVRVEYKNSAKLGDLMIPRISVEEERIVAELCDETRKPYAVVEFKIKK; from the coding sequence ATGTATACATTTGAGAGCAGAGTAAGATATAGTGAGGTAGACGCGGAGGGAAAACTTCCGGTGCCGGGAATTATTGATTATTTTCAGGACTGCAGTGTATTCCAGTCGGAAGATCTGGGCGTGGGAGTGCAGTATCTGAAGTCTAAGAACAGGGCGTGGATTCTCAATTCCTGGCAGGTCGTGATTGAGCGTTTCCCGCTGGAAGGAGATTTGGTAAGGACCAGTACCTGGGCATCGGGGTTTGAGCGTCTGTTTGGCCTGAGAAATTTTACGATGAAAGATGAAAATGGTGCGATGCTGGCCTATGCCAACTCCTATTGGGTTTATATGGACTTAGAGACGGGCCGTCCGGTAAAAGCTTCACCGGAGGAAATCGCGGTATATGCTCCGGAGCCTGCGCTGCCCATGGAGTATGCGCCCAGAAAAATCAAACTTCCGAACAGCTGGGAGGAAAAGGAGGGCTTGAAAGTGCCCAAGTCCTGGATTGACAGCAATCATCATGTCAATAACAGCCAGTATGTGAGGCAGGCGTGGAATGAACTCCCTTTATATACAAACATACAGCAGGTGAGAGTTGAATACAAAAATTCTGCTAAACTGGGGGACTTAATGATACCGAGAATATCTGTGGAAGAGGAACGGATTGTGGCGGAATTGTGTGATGAGACAAGAAAGCCGTATGCAGTAGTTGAATTTAAAATCAAGAAATGA
- a CDS encoding TetR/AcrR family transcriptional regulator, whose protein sequence is MNKTVTSREAILAASQKLVMEKGLQAVNMRTVASVCGVAVGSVYNYFPSKAELLTATVENVWREIFHMPEGSVQFLNFADSVAWVYERIQKGSKQYPGFFTLHSMSFAAGEKETGRLKMEQYFDHMKTELCRVLKMDQCVNPEAFNDKLTPQSFVDLVFTNITLSLLEEKRDCSALIEIIKRVIY, encoded by the coding sequence TTGAATAAAACAGTGACTTCCAGAGAAGCGATTCTGGCTGCCAGTCAAAAGCTTGTAATGGAAAAAGGACTTCAGGCAGTGAATATGAGAACTGTGGCATCCGTCTGCGGTGTAGCTGTTGGCTCTGTTTATAACTATTTTCCCTCAAAGGCAGAGCTATTGACTGCAACTGTGGAAAATGTTTGGAGAGAAATCTTCCATATGCCCGAAGGTTCTGTTCAGTTTCTGAATTTTGCGGACAGTGTTGCATGGGTGTATGAAAGGATACAAAAGGGTTCAAAACAATATCCTGGATTTTTTACTCTGCATTCTATGAGTTTTGCCGCAGGGGAGAAAGAAACGGGGCGGCTTAAGATGGAACAATATTTTGACCATATGAAGACTGAACTTTGCCGTGTGCTAAAGATGGATCAGTGTGTGAATCCAGAGGCCTTCAATGATAAACTGACACCCCAAAGTTTTGTCGATCTTGTTTTTACAAATATCACATTATCACTGCTGGAAGAGAAGAGGGATTGTTCCGCTCTTATAGAAATAATAAAACGTGTTATTTATTAA
- a CDS encoding helix-turn-helix domain-containing protein has translation MILDQKKIGAFIALLRRERGITQAELGERIGVTNKTVSRWENGNYMPDIATMLSLCEEFEISINELLSGQRLGSDEFRKKADENVVDSLKREKAIWKKKKLIDFLEGGGTGILVSIIFSPDGPRKTAALIVGLVMLCVGWFFRAKYERYILQGGKIIG, from the coding sequence ATGATCTTGGATCAGAAGAAAATCGGAGCGTTTATTGCCCTGCTGCGCAGGGAGCGCGGCATTACCCAGGCAGAACTGGGTGAAAGAATCGGAGTGACGAATAAAACAGTATCACGGTGGGAGAATGGAAATTACATGCCGGATATTGCGACGATGCTCAGTTTGTGTGAAGAATTTGAGATCAGCATCAACGAACTGCTGAGTGGACAGAGACTCGGCAGCGATGAGTTCCGGAAGAAGGCAGATGAAAATGTCGTTGATTCCCTGAAAAGAGAAAAGGCCATATGGAAGAAAAAAAAGCTGATCGATTTTTTGGAGGGCGGAGGAACCGGTATTTTAGTGTCCATTATTTTTTCACCGGACGGACCACGGAAGACAGCGGCTTTGATCGTCGGATTGGTTATGCTGTGTGTCGGCTGGTTTTTCAGAGCCAAATATGAGCGGTATATCCTTCAGGGAGGAAAAATCATAGGGTAG
- a CDS encoding Cof-type HAD-IIB family hydrolase translates to MIKAVFFDIDGTLLSNTTGEIPKSAREAIDSMRMNGVKVFTATGRHMSEIRDLPVDDIRFDGYITLNGQLCLDSRKELLYGEAIGERDVELMLAMFEEKKVPVMLVEKDRMYINYIDELVEKAQAAINTPVPEIGTYSGEPIYQFILYSEERMAEEIVAGLDGCKMTRWNPYGVDIISKNGGKVAGIRQILQDCGIRQNEIMAFGDGENDMDMLRYAGIGVAMGSAEEDVKVCADYITDDVEKDGIEKACKYFKMI, encoded by the coding sequence GTGATAAAAGCAGTATTTTTTGACATTGACGGCACTTTGCTCTCTAATACAACCGGTGAAATTCCGAAAAGCGCCAGAGAAGCCATAGACAGTATGAGAATGAATGGAGTCAAGGTCTTTACGGCCACCGGCAGACATATGTCAGAGATCAGAGATCTGCCGGTCGATGATATACGGTTTGACGGCTACATTACACTGAACGGGCAGCTCTGCCTGGACAGCAGAAAAGAACTGCTTTACGGAGAAGCAATCGGCGAGAGGGATGTTGAGCTGATGCTTGCTATGTTTGAGGAGAAGAAGGTGCCGGTAATGCTGGTTGAAAAAGACAGAATGTATATTAATTATATTGATGAGCTGGTGGAGAAGGCACAGGCAGCGATCAATACACCAGTTCCTGAAATCGGCACTTATTCCGGAGAGCCGATCTATCAATTTATTTTGTATTCAGAGGAAAGAATGGCAGAGGAAATCGTGGCGGGCCTTGATGGCTGCAAGATGACCAGATGGAATCCATATGGGGTCGATATCATATCAAAAAACGGGGGAAAAGTGGCCGGAATCAGGCAGATTCTACAGGATTGTGGGATTCGACAGAATGAAATCATGGCATTTGGAGATGGAGAAAATGATATGGATATGCTCCGATACGCAGGAATCGGGGTCGCGATGGGTAGTGCAGAGGAAGACGTCAAGGTTTGTGCGGATTACATAACAGATGATGTGGAGAAAGATGGAATTGAAAAGGCATGCAAATATTTTAAAATGATTTAA